One Candidatus Neomarinimicrobiota bacterium DNA segment encodes these proteins:
- a CDS encoding 8-oxoguanine deaminase: MGTTLIKDTLLTVTMDDELGDIKNGWVLVKDGEINSVGDGSYPVADKTVNASGMILLPGFINTHHHMFQTLTRNIPGTQNAYLFDWLQTLYDVWGELSEEAIYVSAQVAAAELILSGCTTSSDHLYLFPSEASNKLIDKEIEAVSSLGLRFHPTRGSMSLGKSSGGLPPDYIVQTEEEIIDDSIRLIEKYHDAEPHSMLRIALAPCSPFSVTQNLMKKSRELADKYKVRLHTHLAETLEEEKFCLDIHGLRPVEFAESLGWLGEDVWLAHAVHLNDDEIQKLSDTKTGVAHCPTSNMRLGSGIAPIAKMLDAGVKISIAVDGSASNDSSNMLSELRQALLVPRLRDDRWLTAREIMRMSTVGGAQILGRDDIGVIKIGASADLILFDLSDISYAGAKSDPLAALLFCSGNQRVSWSMINGRIVVEDGQILDLNLVEISTRADKISEEMINRSENKKTGTA; encoded by the coding sequence TTGGGAACCACACTTATAAAAGACACGCTTTTGACTGTCACTATGGATGACGAACTTGGTGATATCAAAAACGGCTGGGTTTTAGTCAAGGACGGCGAAATAAATTCCGTCGGCGATGGTTCATATCCGGTCGCCGATAAGACCGTCAACGCCTCCGGTATGATTCTTCTTCCCGGATTTATTAACACACACCATCATATGTTCCAGACTCTTACCCGTAATATCCCCGGAACGCAAAACGCTTATCTATTCGATTGGCTCCAGACCTTATACGATGTTTGGGGTGAATTATCAGAAGAAGCAATATATGTGAGCGCACAAGTCGCCGCAGCCGAGCTGATTTTATCCGGTTGTACAACTTCATCAGACCATCTCTATCTTTTTCCTTCGGAGGCGTCCAATAAACTCATAGATAAAGAAATTGAAGCGGTGAGCTCGCTTGGCCTCAGATTTCATCCCACAAGAGGTTCAATGTCTTTAGGTAAAAGTTCCGGCGGTTTGCCCCCTGACTACATTGTTCAAACTGAAGAGGAAATCATTGACGATTCAATCCGGCTGATAGAAAAATATCATGATGCCGAACCGCATTCGATGTTAAGAATCGCTCTCGCTCCCTGTTCTCCGTTTTCGGTCACACAAAACCTTATGAAAAAATCTCGGGAACTCGCTGACAAATATAAAGTGAGGCTTCATACTCACCTTGCCGAAACCCTTGAGGAAGAGAAATTTTGTTTGGACATTCACGGACTTAGACCCGTAGAGTTTGCGGAATCACTTGGGTGGTTAGGAGAAGATGTGTGGCTCGCCCATGCAGTTCATCTAAACGATGATGAAATCCAAAAACTTTCAGACACCAAAACCGGGGTTGCCCACTGTCCCACCTCGAATATGAGACTCGGGTCAGGTATCGCTCCCATTGCTAAAATGCTCGATGCAGGGGTAAAAATCTCCATAGCTGTTGACGGTTCCGCTTCCAATGACAGCTCAAATATGTTAAGCGAGCTCAGGCAGGCATTACTCGTTCCCCGATTGCGGGATGACAGATGGCTTACCGCGAGAGAGATTATGAGAATGAGCACTGTTGGCGGCGCACAAATATTGGGTAGAGATGATATTGGCGTAATTAAGATCGGAGCATCTGCCGACCTGATTTTGTTCGACCTTTCGGATATCAGCTATGCGGGCGCAAAATCTGACCCGTTAGCGGCTCTTCTATTTTGCTCTGGAAATCAAAGGGTGAGTTGGTCAATGATCAATGGAAGAATAGTCGTAGAGGACGGTCAGATTTTAGATTTAAATTTAGTAGAAATTTCTACCCGGGCGGACAAGATTTCCGAAGAAATGATAAATCGGTCAGAAAATAAAAAAACCGGAACCGCATAA
- a CDS encoding FAD binding domain-containing protein has translation MSLNKLSAYFRPKKLSEAAELLKENEGFYPMGGGTWLIPNGGDEIKGIIDLSDAGFKEIRLEHDLLHIGAGVTLHELATSPETSAKPYSTLRRAINFRGRSRLLLTSSTVGGRVALAKGDSSFLAALVAADAQVIIYGNIKDDISVWEYVTDSKWRTNRNIITAVEIINSDQPPLLAIESINYIPSAPPVISVVVGIEISGDTVGNAKIVYSSLHDNLVRAMDTEQLLLDKVIDEKLINSAAESILDTFQPLSDARASSTYKKEMAAVLLKRSLNRIRERVG, from the coding sequence ATGTCCCTTAACAAATTATCAGCCTACTTTAGGCCAAAGAAACTTTCTGAAGCTGCTGAACTGCTAAAGGAAAATGAAGGATTCTATCCGATGGGCGGAGGTACCTGGCTTATTCCAAATGGCGGCGATGAAATAAAAGGAATAATCGATCTTTCAGACGCGGGATTTAAAGAGATTAGGCTTGAACACGATCTATTACACATCGGAGCGGGTGTTACACTTCATGAATTAGCCACATCACCGGAAACCTCTGCCAAGCCTTATTCCACACTCCGCAGAGCAATTAATTTCAGAGGCAGATCCAGACTATTGCTCACATCTTCAACCGTTGGAGGAAGAGTGGCTCTTGCAAAAGGTGATTCTTCCTTTCTTGCCGCGTTAGTGGCTGCAGACGCGCAAGTGATAATTTATGGTAATATCAAAGACGATATATCGGTTTGGGAGTATGTAACAGATTCTAAATGGCGGACTAACCGTAATATTATCACAGCAGTTGAAATCATTAACAGTGACCAACCGCCTTTATTAGCAATCGAATCAATAAATTATATCCCTTCCGCCCCTCCTGTTATTTCTGTCGTTGTAGGAATAGAAATATCGGGAGACACCGTTGGAAACGCTAAAATAGTTTATTCCTCATTGCATGATAATCTCGTTAGAGCAATGGATACCGAACAATTACTGTTAGATAAGGTAATTGACGAAAAGCTGATTAATTCTGCGGCTGAATCTATTTTAGACACTTTCCAGCCTCTTTCAGATGCCCGTGCTTCCTCCACATACAAGAAAGAGATGGCTGCCGTATTGCTAAAACGCTCTTTAAATAGAATCAGGGAACGGGTAGGTTAA
- a CDS encoding (2Fe-2S)-binding protein: MTLNEKVISSEIKPNLTLLDFLRSEGFFSVKRGCESGECGSCTVLIDGIPKASCITLTIQTDERIVTTVEALATREELSDLQKRFVEVGAIQCGYCTPALLLVAEHFLTENPKPSEKEVRDAISGVLCRCTGYVKPVEAILNKE; this comes from the coding sequence ATGACTCTGAATGAGAAGGTAATATCCTCTGAGATCAAACCGAATCTTACCCTACTTGATTTTCTTCGCTCTGAGGGATTTTTTAGCGTTAAACGCGGCTGTGAGTCGGGCGAATGCGGTTCTTGCACCGTATTGATTGACGGTATTCCGAAAGCTTCTTGTATCACACTAACGATTCAAACAGACGAAAGAATCGTTACCACCGTCGAAGCATTAGCAACCAGAGAAGAACTTTCAGATTTACAAAAACGATTCGTTGAAGTCGGCGCAATACAATGTGGATACTGTACTCCCGCATTACTTCTCGTTGCAGAACATTTTCTCACTGAAAATCCAAAGCCTTCGGAGAAAGAAGTTCGTGATGCCATTTCGGGAGTATTGTGCAGATGCACCGGCTATGTTAAACCCGTTGAAGCCATACTAAATAAGGAATGA
- a CDS encoding molybdopterin-dependent oxidoreductase, with product MIQLSGSSEYNVVGKITPRVDAEKIARGAAAFADDIELRGMLHAKVLRSPHAHARIRSIDTSKAEALSGVYAVLTHEDLPRIPHTTAGQGWPEPSPYDAFILDKKVRFVGDRVAAVAAETVEIAEKACSLIDVNYEVLEAVFDPRAATKNGAVLIHDEEESTGIFDKSSNIVYKLDASVGDVEKAFENAYKIVESNYEVGYVQQSSIEPHICITWLDEDGRLVIRTSTQVPFHVRRIVAKALDIPVKKIRVMKPRVGGGFGGKQEILNEELCGALTLATGKPVRFWMTREEELYASRTRHPQILTLKSAIAEDGKILGMSLHVLENTGAYGTHALTVMTVTGNKVFSMYNIPNIKFTGEAVYTNLPIAGAFRGYGTPQGIFALESHMDEIASELEMDPIKFRLLNIYKKGDSLAITAEMAEGEGADPQIIRSSGLEECIQKGAEAIGWNDDPAEYTYGKLRGKGMAINTQGSGIPNVDMAACSIKMNEDGSFNLLCGATDIGTGSDTALAQIAAETLSVPVDQILMYTSDTDLTPFDTGAYASSTTYISGGAVIDAAKQVKAQILKVATEMLEAESETLLCANGKVSTQDGKTVTYEQISLYSLYRKNQFQIMAIGNNVSPESPPPYSAVFADVEVDTETGEVSLIKLVAAVDCGVVINPHMAEGQVEGAVTQGMGYALSEFMPFDDKGNPLFKSFEDYNIFRASDMPELEVILVETYEPTGPYGAKAVAEVPISGPAPAIANAVYAAVGARVRSLPISPEKVWNKIKKALEE from the coding sequence ATGATTCAGTTGAGCGGTTCATCAGAATACAATGTAGTTGGAAAGATAACTCCCCGGGTAGATGCGGAAAAAATTGCTCGAGGGGCGGCAGCCTTCGCCGATGACATAGAGCTGCGGGGAATGCTTCACGCTAAAGTCCTAAGAAGTCCACACGCCCATGCTCGAATCAGATCAATTGATACGTCTAAAGCTGAAGCGTTGAGCGGCGTCTATGCTGTTCTGACTCATGAAGATCTTCCGAGAATACCTCATACAACTGCCGGTCAGGGTTGGCCTGAGCCTTCACCCTATGACGCTTTTATTTTAGATAAAAAAGTTCGTTTTGTGGGCGACAGAGTTGCCGCGGTTGCTGCCGAAACTGTCGAAATAGCAGAAAAAGCATGTTCCCTGATAGATGTGAATTATGAAGTTCTTGAGGCAGTTTTTGACCCGAGAGCGGCAACCAAAAATGGAGCAGTCCTGATTCATGACGAGGAAGAATCAACAGGAATATTTGATAAATCATCAAATATTGTTTACAAACTTGATGCGTCCGTAGGAGATGTGGAGAAGGCATTTGAAAACGCTTATAAAATTGTCGAGTCGAATTATGAAGTGGGCTATGTTCAGCAATCTTCCATTGAACCTCATATTTGCATCACCTGGCTTGATGAGGACGGCAGGTTAGTGATAAGAACAAGCACGCAAGTACCGTTTCATGTTCGCCGGATAGTCGCCAAAGCTCTTGATATTCCTGTGAAAAAAATTCGCGTAATGAAACCCCGAGTCGGCGGCGGTTTTGGCGGTAAACAAGAAATATTGAATGAAGAACTTTGCGGCGCGTTGACCCTCGCAACCGGAAAACCGGTTCGCTTTTGGATGACAAGAGAGGAAGAACTATACGCTTCAAGAACAAGACATCCTCAAATTCTAACTCTAAAATCGGCTATCGCAGAAGACGGTAAAATCCTCGGGATGTCTCTTCACGTACTGGAAAATACGGGAGCTTACGGAACTCATGCTTTGACGGTGATGACCGTTACCGGGAATAAAGTATTTTCAATGTACAATATTCCCAATATTAAATTTACCGGGGAAGCGGTTTATACTAACTTGCCAATCGCCGGAGCATTCAGGGGTTACGGTACTCCTCAGGGTATTTTTGCTCTTGAATCACATATGGATGAGATTGCTTCCGAATTGGAAATGGACCCCATTAAATTTCGTCTTCTCAATATATACAAAAAAGGTGACAGCCTTGCAATTACCGCTGAAATGGCGGAAGGAGAAGGCGCTGACCCTCAAATCATTCGTTCATCCGGTTTAGAAGAGTGTATACAAAAAGGAGCAGAAGCAATCGGCTGGAATGATGATCCTGCGGAATATACTTATGGAAAATTGCGTGGTAAGGGAATGGCAATAAATACTCAGGGGTCGGGTATCCCGAATGTTGATATGGCAGCATGTTCAATAAAGATGAATGAAGACGGCTCTTTCAATCTCTTATGCGGAGCCACGGATATCGGAACGGGTTCAGATACTGCCCTTGCACAAATCGCCGCTGAAACACTTTCTGTTCCGGTTGACCAGATTTTGATGTATACCTCTGACACCGATCTTACTCCTTTCGATACCGGAGCCTATGCGTCAAGCACGACCTATATCTCAGGAGGAGCGGTAATTGATGCCGCTAAACAAGTAAAAGCGCAGATTTTAAAAGTTGCGACAGAAATGCTTGAAGCGGAATCAGAGACGTTGCTCTGCGCTAATGGGAAAGTAAGTACACAGGACGGAAAAACGGTCACCTATGAACAGATTAGTCTTTATTCTCTCTACCGGAAAAATCAATTTCAGATTATGGCAATCGGGAATAATGTTAGTCCTGAATCGCCTCCTCCCTATTCAGCAGTGTTTGCCGATGTTGAAGTTGACACTGAAACCGGTGAAGTAAGCCTCATAAAACTTGTTGCAGCCGTTGACTGCGGTGTGGTCATAAATCCTCATATGGCAGAAGGACAGGTGGAAGGAGCTGTTACCCAGGGAATGGGGTACGCTCTTTCTGAATTTATGCCTTTTGATGATAAGGGTAATCCACTCTTTAAATCTTTTGAAGATTATAATATATTTAGAGCGTCAGATATGCCTGAACTGGAAGTTATTCTTGTGGAAACATATGAACCGACAGGTCCCTATGGAGCGAAAGCTGTGGCTGAAGTTCCCATCAGCGGCCCCGCGCCGGCGATTGCAAACGCTGTATATGCCGCTGTAGGCGCCCGTGTGCGTTCGCTTCCAATCTCTCCGGAAAAAGTATGGAACAAGATTAAAAAGGCCCTCGAAGAGTAA